Proteins encoded by one window of Deltaproteobacteria bacterium:
- a CDS encoding 30S ribosomal protein S11: MAKAKKEKKAVSRGVAHIKSTFNNTIVSITDPKGNVLAWSSAGSQGFKGSRKGTPFAAQIAGDAAARKAMEHGVRTVDVYINGPGAGREAALRALQAAGFSISLIKDVTPLPHNGCRPPKRRRV, from the coding sequence ATGGCTAAGGCGAAGAAGGAAAAGAAGGCCGTGTCCAGGGGCGTGGCCCACATAAAGTCGACGTTCAACAACACCATCGTGAGCATCACGGACCCTAAGGGCAACGTGCTCGCCTGGTCGAGCGCCGGCTCGCAGGGCTTCAAGGGCTCGCGCAAGGGCACGCCCTTCGCCGCCCAGATCGCGGGCGATGCGGCGGCCAGGAAGGCGATGGAGCACGGCGTGAGGACGGTGGACGTATACATAAACGGTCCCGGCGCGGGCAGGGAGGCCGCCCTCAGGGCCCTCCAGGCCGCCGGCTTCAGCATAAGCCTCATAAAGGACGTCACGCCGCTGCCCCACAACGGCTGCAGGCCGCCCAAGAGGCGCAGGGTCTAA
- a CDS encoding 30S ribosomal protein S13 — MARISGVDLPKNKRIDIALTRIYGIGRVSAARIVAEAGVDPSTRTQDLTEAEVAALRKVIDSGYKVEGDLRKEVQMNIKRLMDLGTYKGLRHRRGLPVRGQRTSTNARTRKGPRKGSVSVRKK, encoded by the coding sequence GTGGCGAGGATCTCCGGTGTTGACCTTCCCAAGAACAAGCGCATCGACATAGCGCTTACGCGCATCTACGGCATAGGCCGCGTTTCGGCGGCCAGGATCGTCGCCGAGGCCGGCGTGGATCCGTCGACGCGGACCCAGGACCTCACCGAGGCCGAGGTCGCTGCGCTGCGCAAGGTCATAGACAGCGGTTACAAGGTCGAGGGCGACCTCCGCAAGGAGGTCCAGATGAACATCAAGAGGCTCATGGACCTCGGCACCTACAAGGGGCTGCGCCACCGCAGGGGCCTGCCCGTGAGGGGCCAGCGCACGAGCACCAACGCCAGGACCCGGAAGGGGCCGCGCAAGGGCTCGGTGAGCGTGAGGAAGAAGTAG
- a CDS encoding 50S ribosomal protein L36 yields the protein MKVRASVKRICSKCKVIKRKGVLRVVCPNSKHKQRQG from the coding sequence ATGAAAGTCAGGGCTTCGGTAAAGAGGATATGCTCCAAGTGCAAGGTCATAAAGCGCAAGGGTGTGCTCCGGGTGGTCTGCCCCAACAGCAAGCACAAGCAGCGGCAGGGCTGA
- a CDS encoding translation initiation factor IF-1, with amino-acid sequence MAKEDSIQVEGTVVETLPNAMFRVELENGHRVLAHVSGKMRMHFIKILPGDKVTVELSPYDLSRGRITYRVK; translated from the coding sequence ATGGCAAAGGAAGATTCCATTCAGGTCGAGGGCACGGTGGTGGAGACGCTGCCGAACGCGATGTTCCGCGTGGAGCTCGAGAACGGTCACAGGGTTCTGGCCCACGTCTCGGGAAAGATGCGGATGCATTTCATAAAGATACTGCCAGGCGACAAGGTCACGGTCGAGCTCTCGCCCTACGACCTGAGCCGGGGAAGAATAACCTACAGGGTGAAGTGA
- the map gene encoding type I methionyl aminopeptidase, with the protein MPLGGDAIILKTGEEIERLRRSNVIVAEILALLSEKVRPGITTMDLEETAAREVSRRKVKAAFKGYRGYPYCLCTSVNEELVHGMPSAARVLREGDILSIDFGVLCDGFYGDSAVTVPVGEISDEARRLVEVTRRSLALAIEEARVGNRLSDISAAVQKCAESNGFSVVRDFVGHGIGRELHEPPQVPNFGSPGTGARLKEGMVFAIEPMINAGSEDIKILDDGWTAVTADGKLSAHFEHSVAVTANGPYVLSRI; encoded by the coding sequence ATGCCATTGGGCGGTGATGCGATAATACTCAAGACAGGGGAAGAGATCGAGAGGCTGCGGCGAAGCAACGTCATCGTCGCCGAGATACTGGCCCTCCTCTCCGAGAAAGTGAGGCCCGGCATCACCACCATGGACCTCGAGGAGACGGCCGCCCGCGAGGTCTCCAGGAGGAAGGTGAAGGCCGCCTTCAAGGGCTACAGGGGCTACCCCTACTGCCTCTGCACGTCGGTCAACGAGGAACTCGTCCACGGCATGCCCTCGGCGGCGCGGGTGCTCAGGGAGGGAGACATCTTGAGCATCGATTTCGGCGTCCTCTGCGACGGCTTCTACGGCGATTCGGCCGTCACCGTGCCGGTGGGCGAGATAAGCGACGAGGCCCGCAGGCTCGTAGAGGTGACCAGGCGCTCTCTCGCCCTGGCCATAGAGGAGGCCAGGGTGGGCAACCGTCTCTCCGACATCTCGGCCGCCGTACAGAAGTGCGCCGAGTCCAACGGCTTTTCGGTGGTGAGGGACTTCGTGGGCCACGGCATAGGCCGCGAGCTCCACGAGCCGCCGCAGGTCCCCAACTTCGGCTCGCCGGGCACGGGAGCAAGGCTCAAGGAGGGGATGGTCTTTGCCATCGAGCCTATGATCAACGCCGGCTCGGAAGATATAAAGATCCTTGACGACGGCTGGACCGCCGTGACGGCCGACGGGAAGCTCTCGGCCCACTTCGAGCACTCCGTGGCCGTAACCGCGAACGGACCTTATGTTCTGAGCAGGATTTGA
- a CDS encoding adenylate kinase gives MNLIFLGAPGAGKGTQAQRIAEKYAIPQVSTGDILRRNVREGTELGRRAREYMDRGALVPDELVVAMVAERLGEPDCAQGFILDGFPRNISQAEALERTLGSLGRELDRVIGIEVDSEELVKRLSGRRVCRSCGASYHVVYNPSKAEGLCDRCGGETYQRDDDKEETIKARLAVYERETLPLVEYYRGKGLYRAVNGVGDVDAVTRAVVDAIGR, from the coding sequence ATGAACCTCATATTTCTTGGAGCGCCAGGGGCCGGCAAGGGTACACAGGCCCAGAGAATAGCCGAGAAGTACGCGATCCCGCAGGTCTCGACGGGCGACATACTGCGCCGCAACGTGCGCGAGGGGACGGAGCTCGGCCGCCGGGCCAGGGAGTACATGGACAGGGGAGCGCTCGTGCCCGATGAGCTCGTCGTGGCCATGGTGGCTGAGCGTCTCGGCGAGCCCGACTGCGCCCAAGGGTTCATCCTCGACGGCTTCCCGCGCAACATCAGTCAGGCCGAGGCGCTCGAGCGCACGCTCGGCAGTCTCGGACGAGAGCTCGACCGCGTGATCGGCATCGAGGTCGATAGCGAGGAACTCGTAAAGAGGCTCAGCGGCCGCCGCGTGTGCAGAAGCTGCGGCGCAAGCTATCACGTGGTGTACAACCCCTCGAAGGCGGAAGGCCTGTGTGACAGGTGCGGAGGCGAGACCTATCAGCGCGACGACGACAAGGAAGAGACCATAAAGGCGAGGCTCGCCGTCTACGAGCGGGAGACGCTGCCGCTGGTGGAGTACTACAGGGGGAAGGGGTTGTACCGGGCCGTGAACGGCGTGGGCGATGTGGACGCCGTCACCAGGGCCGTAGTGGATGCCATTGGGCGGTGA